In one Nicotiana sylvestris chromosome 8, ASM39365v2, whole genome shotgun sequence genomic region, the following are encoded:
- the LOC138874846 gene encoding uncharacterized protein, with protein MLVYGTKVVIPVEVEIPSLMIIQEAELDDAEWSLQQKSKAKTFHTGTTSVKENFSAQDEGKGKFSPNWKGPYMVHWVLTGGALILAEMEGEVWPKPINSDAVKRYYV; from the exons atgctggtttatggtacaaaggTTGTTATtcccgttgaggtagaaattccttccctaatgatcatacaagaagctgagctcgacgacgcagagtgg agccttcaacaaaagagtaaaGCCAAGACATTTCACACTGGGACaactagtgttaaagaaaatttttccgctcAAGATGAAggcaaagggaagttctctcccaactggaagggtccatacatggttcactgggttttgacaggaggagcactcatacttgcagaaatggaaggagaagtctggccaaagccgatcaattcagatgcagttaAGCGCTATTATGTGTAa